The following are from one region of the Deinococcus ruber genome:
- a CDS encoding recombinase family protein: MLIIDDDQGTAGTTATGRPGFTRLVTEVSLSRVGLILGIEMSRLPRSNRDWHHLLEVCALFQALIGNVDGIYNPAEYNDRFRNASKMRHQ; the protein is encoded by the coding sequence GTGCTGATCATCGACGATGACCAGGGCACAGCTGGAACGACGGCGACAGGCCGTCCAGGGTTCACGCGTCTGGTGACCGAGGTCAGCCTCAGCCGCGTCGGTCTGATCCTGGGCATCGAGATGAGCCGTCTGCCCCGGTCCAACCGCGACTGGCACCATCTTCTGGAGGTGTGCGCGCTGTTCCAGGCGCTGATCGGGAATGTGGATGGGATCTACAACCCAGCGGAGTACAACGACCGGTTCCGCAATGCTTCAAAAATGCGGCACCAGTGA